Proteins from a single region of Desulfonatronum thiodismutans:
- a CDS encoding site-specific integrase yields MRAVYGLPERATREVDNMAKEWIKSTYPGIRYRVHPDRRHGNAPDKYLQLVYKWEGRTVAESIGWISKTGINEKAASLILADLQRAQKTGEGPRTLKEKRELAELARQDDKQRRAEAEAERLRLEQEQRIEGITFGQVWAQYAEESSRTKAPKTWKREAELWAGWIEPELVSMPMKKVSPFLLAKIQKKIVDAGKAPRTAFYALQVIRQVFNWAKAQDPAFYTGDNPVTHTKKVKVNNKRHRFLSHGEAASLLAALKQSKKGPDTHDMALVSLHCGLRWGEIASLRWQDVNLEDGSIYIRQAVSKSGKGRTVFMTSQVKDMLLGRMQGDHDSLIFPDRYGNIKQRPSKYFEKAVNELGLNKGRTSREDRIVFHSLRHTCASWLVCSGVSLYQVQKLLGHGSHTMTERYSHLAPDNLRQTASILEQAVSKAQGAKVIPMEGKR; encoded by the coding sequence ATGCGGGCCGTTTACGGTTTACCAGAAAGAGCGACTCGTGAGGTCGATAACATGGCGAAAGAATGGATAAAAAGCACGTATCCCGGCATCCGTTACCGAGTGCATCCAGATCGGCGGCATGGCAATGCCCCGGACAAGTACCTCCAGTTAGTCTATAAATGGGAGGGCAGGACAGTTGCCGAGAGCATCGGCTGGATCAGCAAGACCGGCATCAACGAAAAAGCGGCATCTCTTATCCTTGCGGACCTCCAGAGAGCACAGAAGACCGGGGAAGGCCCTCGGACTTTGAAGGAGAAACGCGAACTTGCAGAGCTGGCCCGGCAAGACGATAAGCAGCGACGGGCAGAGGCAGAGGCAGAACGTCTCCGGCTGGAGCAGGAGCAGCGGATCGAAGGGATCACTTTCGGGCAGGTATGGGCGCAATATGCCGAAGAGTCATCCCGGACCAAGGCACCGAAGACCTGGAAGCGGGAGGCAGAGCTTTGGGCTGGCTGGATCGAGCCGGAGTTGGTCTCCATGCCCATGAAGAAGGTCTCTCCGTTTTTGCTGGCCAAGATACAAAAAAAAATCGTGGACGCGGGCAAGGCACCTCGGACGGCGTTCTATGCCCTCCAGGTCATCAGGCAAGTTTTTAATTGGGCAAAGGCTCAAGACCCTGCCTTCTACACGGGAGACAACCCCGTAACCCACACAAAAAAGGTTAAGGTCAACAACAAGCGACACCGTTTTTTATCCCATGGCGAAGCAGCGTCTCTCCTGGCGGCCCTGAAGCAAAGCAAGAAGGGGCCGGATACCCATGACATGGCCCTGGTCTCTCTGCATTGCGGTTTACGTTGGGGTGAGATTGCATCACTCCGTTGGCAGGACGTGAACCTGGAGGACGGGTCAATTTATATCCGGCAAGCAGTATCCAAGAGCGGCAAGGGTAGGACTGTTTTTATGACCTCCCAGGTCAAGGACATGCTTTTGGGAAGGATGCAGGGAGACCATGACTCCCTGATATTCCCGGATCGTTACGGCAACATCAAGCAGCGGCCAAGTAAGTATTTTGAGAAGGCGGTCAACGAGTTAGGGCTGAACAAAGGGCGGACTTCCAGAGAGGACCGGATTGTTTTTCATTCATTGCGGCATACTTGTGCAAGCTGGCTTGTTTGCTCCGGCGTCTCTCTGTACCAGGTGCAAAAACTCCTTGGGCATGGATCACATACCATGACCGAGAGATATTCACACCTTGCCCCTGATAACCTCCGGCAAACGGCATCCATCCTGGAGCAGGCCGTCTCCAAGGCCCAGGGCGCGAAGGTCATCCCTATGGAGGGCAAGAGGTAA
- a CDS encoding tyrosine-type recombinase/integrase: MSQKDNIVRFTKSKIDSLPIPEKGDAVFWDSEAKGFGLRVWSSGKKVFIYKTRIKGRQVKMNIGTYGAMTLDAARKALTKLAGEIAIGRDPVADRHEEKVTGVTLGQAVERYLEDRDLKPRTVRDVLDCMKRFSEWEGKPISAITRDIVARKHKELGKISHARANLAMRYLKAILNHASEAFAYPDGRPLLPDNPVKILSVGKAWFHVGRKRTYLRHHELKPWIAAILSLGEAPEREPGTGNQHRKLKAGDDLADLFMTLLLTGLRRNEALGLKWADVDLKWQALTIPDPKNRQPHTLPLGKHLFSILARRKKMSDTDLVFEGLDNCIRYGLARVEKETGIRVTPHDLRRTFSTIAESLDIPAYALKALLNHKTSGDVTAGYIQMTPDRLRAPMQKIEDFILAEAGLTDQGDNGTSKVLDFPGKIAVVAA, translated from the coding sequence ATGAGCCAAAAAGACAACATCGTCAGGTTCACAAAGTCAAAGATTGATTCCCTGCCGATTCCCGAAAAAGGGGATGCTGTTTTCTGGGATTCCGAGGCAAAAGGGTTCGGCCTTCGGGTTTGGTCATCCGGGAAAAAAGTGTTCATCTACAAGACCCGGATCAAGGGCCGCCAAGTCAAAATGAACATCGGCACCTATGGAGCCATGACGCTGGACGCCGCCCGCAAGGCCCTCACCAAGCTGGCCGGGGAAATTGCTATCGGTCGAGATCCGGTTGCAGATCGGCACGAAGAAAAAGTTACCGGGGTTACCCTTGGCCAAGCTGTTGAAAGATACCTTGAGGACCGCGACCTAAAGCCCCGAACCGTCAGGGACGTGCTCGACTGTATGAAGCGTTTTTCCGAGTGGGAGGGCAAGCCCATCTCTGCGATCACCAGGGACATTGTTGCACGCAAGCACAAAGAGTTGGGCAAAATTAGCCATGCGCGTGCGAATTTGGCCATGCGTTACCTGAAAGCCATCCTGAACCATGCCAGCGAGGCCTTTGCCTATCCTGATGGGCGGCCACTGCTCCCGGACAATCCCGTGAAAATCCTCTCCGTGGGCAAGGCATGGTTCCACGTTGGCCGAAAGCGTACCTATCTCAGACATCACGAACTCAAGCCCTGGATAGCGGCTATCCTTTCCTTGGGCGAAGCGCCCGAGCGAGAACCAGGGACCGGGAACCAACACCGCAAGTTGAAGGCCGGGGATGATCTAGCGGATCTGTTCATGACTCTGCTACTCACCGGGTTGCGCCGGAACGAGGCCCTGGGGTTAAAATGGGCGGACGTGGATCTGAAGTGGCAGGCCTTAACCATACCCGATCCCAAGAACCGACAGCCGCACACCCTCCCGCTGGGGAAACACCTTTTCAGCATCCTGGCCCGACGGAAAAAAATGTCGGACACCGATCTGGTTTTCGAGGGCCTGGACAACTGCATCCGTTACGGTCTAGCCAGGGTTGAGAAGGAAACCGGCATTCGCGTGACGCCTCATGACCTACGCCGGACGTTCTCCACCATTGCCGAGTCCTTGGACATTCCCGCCTATGCGCTCAAGGCCCTGCTCAACCATAAGACCAGTGGGGACGTAACCGCCGGATATATTCAGATGACGCCCGATCGGCTCCGGGCTCCAATGCAGAAGATCGAGGACTTCATCCTGGCCGAGGCCGGACTGACCGACCAGGGCGATAACGGCACATCGAAAGTGCTGGATTTTCCGGGCAAGATTGCCGTTGTAGCCGCTTAA
- a CDS encoding AAA family ATPase → MTAPDHAQVNEHPPTPPFDQREVLEEYVRQLREEGQRGSDYGPSMVDMAIATADSTMANENRALKIRLEKLQKVSTEQRKIIAASQGGQESAGDVFRFVSLSEMPLIPPRMIMPPLLEDDALIQLFGESGAGKTFCASDIANSIASKTPFHGLNIRKSGHVIYQLGEGIGGFRRRARAWEIVRGVDLSTAPISVSTRPIGLIDKGSADTMCRAIDQASAIHGPPVLLVVDTLARNFGAGDESSTKDMNAFVAVMDMIRTRYGCSIMLVHHPGHGDKTRGRGAYSLPAAIDVNLRLEKDADGMIRLEAVKMKEAEIPPPLAFKLASVDLGMVDEDGQPVTSAVLRSVEYTPRCTESKAGNGKNQKTALDALRRIHRPGDRTALDAWRAALRAEGMPAPRAREATQSLIDAGRVYLSNDGGVYATGDD, encoded by the coding sequence ATGACCGCCCCCGACCATGCCCAGGTGAATGAGCACCCCCCTACCCCTCCCTTTGATCAGCGGGAAGTCCTCGAAGAGTACGTGCGCCAACTCCGGGAAGAGGGTCAACGCGGTAGCGACTATGGCCCCAGCATGGTGGACATGGCCATCGCTACGGCTGACTCGACCATGGCGAACGAGAACAGAGCACTGAAAATCCGGCTGGAAAAGCTTCAAAAAGTCTCAACGGAACAGCGGAAGATCATCGCGGCCAGCCAGGGCGGGCAGGAATCAGCCGGGGACGTGTTCCGGTTCGTTTCGTTGAGCGAAATGCCCCTGATCCCGCCCCGGATGATCATGCCCCCGCTGCTGGAGGACGACGCTCTGATTCAGCTTTTTGGTGAGTCCGGAGCCGGAAAGACCTTCTGCGCGTCGGACATCGCGAATTCCATCGCTAGCAAAACGCCATTCCATGGCCTGAATATCAGGAAGTCCGGCCACGTCATCTACCAACTCGGAGAGGGAATCGGCGGGTTCAGGCGACGGGCCAGGGCCTGGGAAATTGTCCGTGGCGTAGATCTATCCACCGCCCCCATTTCCGTATCTACCCGGCCAATAGGTCTGATCGACAAAGGGTCAGCTGACACCATGTGCCGGGCCATCGATCAGGCGTCCGCGATCCACGGTCCCCCGGTCCTCTTGGTGGTCGATACCCTGGCCCGGAACTTCGGCGCGGGCGATGAGTCCAGCACCAAGGACATGAACGCCTTTGTGGCCGTGATGGATATGATCCGGACCCGATACGGCTGTTCGATCATGCTCGTCCATCATCCCGGGCACGGGGATAAGACTCGTGGCCGCGGCGCGTACTCCCTCCCGGCGGCCATCGATGTGAACCTACGCCTTGAAAAGGATGCTGACGGGATGATTCGCCTTGAGGCCGTCAAAATGAAGGAGGCCGAAATCCCTCCCCCACTCGCTTTCAAACTGGCTTCCGTTGATCTGGGCATGGTGGACGAGGACGGGCAGCCCGTAACATCGGCGGTCCTACGCTCCGTCGAGTACACCCCACGATGCACGGAATCTAAAGCTGGAAACGGCAAAAACCAAAAAACAGCCCTAGACGCTCTGCGCCGAATACACCGCCCAGGGGATCGAACCGCACTGGACGCTTGGCGGGCAGCACTCCGGGCGGAAGGCATGCCAGCACCACGTGCCAGGGAAGCAACACAATCCCTGATCGATGCCGGACGAGTCTATCTCAGCAATGACGGAGGGGTCTATGCGACAGGGGACGATTGA
- a CDS encoding DUF3987 domain-containing protein has translation MKDYILQFQEHIGQAGLRPSSILADGNLHRCPVEGGKQGTRDGVYKLHPDRPPSGYYKNHKTGEEGTWTSSTKEGLSQADRDRLRQRIEKDRQEAAAKLKRERQATARAARAMLAKAVDCSGSHYLAKKGVGTAPGLKELKDVLLVPRLNVKGEVISLVRIWEDGTKKNLPGATYPGGFFAIKGADGPLLICEGVSTGLSLHMGTGLTVVCSFDCGNLLAVAEGARSKYPEREIIICADMDGHQPGNPGLTYATKATQAVDGKLAVPSTPGKAKVDFNDVHQALGLEVVKAQVEAAQTVEPDPQAQDHAQTQEQNQAEADRWLAAQRLFPRVPFPWDVLPDRITTSLKQLARSCAGSALALPGVALSVTAAAVGNLVAVSPKRSWREPLIFYMADIRESGEGKTAPLWELCRPMIQRQEQENERADMDQREYDSLDKKDKYKAEKPRPARGYFATGCTLEGLRQDLTSNPTGGIIIIQSELSSFISGQNQYKGGGDDREGWLCLHDGRPARVVRAGGRTAYIKGARPQVTGGIQPEIFRKAFTSLDGVYMTDGTVYRFLPTFEPPSHFDLTSEAWTEENRVAWEQVISRALAWSDHRTNQDQGLDFNGPDRLDLILDQQAQDRFFDWRNHLSSQKHELPALVRGFTPKTVGYALRLAGALHLLRAFAAGEEPRPVLTLAGIEDGIRLAMFYAGQAVDALRLLQGKDEAQVQEVSDRTLRLARTLADLKLEIDSGRLAVGLIQERYNQRTTKTDQFRTAKSMGAFIRSLRLSVSEGKHHANGRQGVFCLLWDQKAEDFIKRFKDVVDQKQRAPHSETGANAKFEDVEDIEGFAPHSGEVENTGLEDVEGVEDFISEDEVII, from the coding sequence ATGAAGGACTACATCCTCCAATTCCAAGAGCACATCGGGCAGGCAGGTCTCCGGCCATCCTCTATCTTGGCGGACGGCAACCTCCACAGGTGCCCGGTCGAAGGCGGCAAGCAGGGTACCCGAGACGGCGTTTACAAGCTACATCCTGACCGGCCACCATCAGGATATTACAAAAACCACAAGACAGGCGAAGAAGGCACCTGGACGTCATCCACGAAGGAGGGCCTGTCCCAGGCTGACCGAGATCGACTCCGGCAACGGATCGAGAAGGACCGGCAAGAGGCGGCGGCCAAGCTAAAGCGAGAGAGGCAGGCGACGGCGCGGGCAGCGCGGGCAATGCTGGCCAAGGCCGTGGATTGCTCCGGGTCTCACTATTTGGCCAAGAAGGGCGTGGGCACGGCTCCAGGTCTCAAAGAGCTCAAGGACGTGCTCCTGGTGCCCAGGCTGAACGTCAAGGGAGAAGTCATCTCCCTGGTCAGGATTTGGGAGGACGGCACGAAGAAGAACCTCCCCGGCGCAACGTATCCAGGCGGTTTTTTTGCCATCAAGGGCGCGGACGGCCCTCTCCTGATTTGCGAAGGTGTATCGACTGGACTCTCCCTCCACATGGGCACCGGGCTGACCGTGGTTTGTTCTTTCGATTGCGGCAACCTCCTGGCCGTGGCCGAGGGTGCCCGGTCGAAGTATCCCGAGCGGGAAATCATCATTTGCGCGGACATGGACGGCCATCAACCCGGCAACCCTGGTTTGACCTACGCCACCAAAGCGACCCAGGCCGTGGACGGCAAGCTGGCGGTGCCATCCACCCCAGGCAAGGCCAAGGTCGATTTTAACGACGTTCACCAAGCCCTCGGGTTGGAGGTCGTCAAGGCCCAGGTGGAGGCGGCCCAGACCGTCGAACCAGATCCCCAAGCCCAAGATCATGCCCAAACTCAAGAGCAGAATCAGGCCGAGGCGGATCGTTGGCTGGCAGCGCAAAGGCTATTTCCTCGGGTGCCATTCCCGTGGGACGTGCTCCCGGACCGGATCACCACCTCCCTTAAGCAGTTGGCACGTTCATGCGCGGGCAGTGCCCTTGCTCTCCCTGGCGTGGCGTTGTCGGTCACAGCGGCAGCGGTCGGCAACCTTGTGGCGGTCTCTCCAAAGCGGTCATGGCGCGAACCTCTGATTTTTTACATGGCAGACATCAGAGAGAGCGGCGAAGGCAAGACGGCTCCTCTCTGGGAGCTTTGCAGGCCCATGATCCAGAGACAGGAGCAGGAGAACGAACGGGCAGATATGGATCAGCGAGAATATGACTCCTTGGACAAGAAGGACAAGTACAAGGCTGAGAAGCCCCGCCCTGCCCGTGGATACTTCGCCACTGGATGCACCCTCGAAGGTCTCCGGCAAGACCTGACCAGCAACCCCACGGGCGGCATCATCATCATTCAGAGCGAACTCTCTTCCTTTATCAGCGGTCAGAACCAGTACAAAGGCGGCGGCGATGACCGGGAGGGCTGGCTTTGTCTCCATGACGGGAGACCTGCCCGAGTTGTCAGGGCTGGCGGTCGGACGGCCTATATCAAGGGAGCGAGACCCCAGGTCACTGGCGGCATCCAGCCGGAGATATTCCGAAAAGCGTTCACCTCCCTGGACGGCGTTTATATGACTGACGGCACGGTTTACAGGTTTTTGCCTACGTTTGAACCACCCTCCCACTTTGACCTGACCTCCGAGGCATGGACCGAGGAGAACCGGGTAGCGTGGGAGCAGGTCATCTCCAGGGCGTTGGCTTGGTCGGATCACAGAACGAACCAGGACCAAGGGCTGGACTTCAACGGACCGGACCGGCTGGATCTGATACTGGATCAGCAAGCCCAGGATCGGTTTTTTGATTGGCGCAACCACCTATCCAGCCAAAAGCACGAACTCCCGGCCCTGGTGCGAGGATTCACTCCAAAGACGGTCGGATATGCCCTCCGGCTTGCAGGTGCCCTCCATTTGCTCCGAGCGTTTGCGGCTGGAGAAGAACCCCGGCCCGTGTTGACCCTGGCAGGCATCGAGGACGGCATCCGGCTGGCCATGTTCTACGCGGGGCAGGCCGTGGACGCCCTCCGGCTCCTCCAGGGCAAGGACGAAGCCCAGGTGCAGGAGGTCTCGGACCGAACCCTTCGCCTTGCTCGAACCCTGGCGGACCTCAAGCTGGAGATCGACTCCGGGCGGCTGGCGGTCGGTCTCATTCAGGAGCGTTACAACCAGCGGACCACCAAGACGGATCAGTTTAGGACGGCCAAGAGCATGGGCGCGTTTATCCGGTCTCTCAGACTGAGCGTCTCTGAGGGCAAGCATCATGCAAACGGTCGGCAAGGCGTTTTTTGTCTCCTCTGGGACCAAAAGGCCGAGGACTTCATCAAGAGATTTAAGGACGTTGTGGATCAAAAACAACGTGCTCCTCACTCGGAGACCGGCGCAAACGCTAAGTTTGAGGACGTTGAGGACATTGAGGGCTTTGCTCCCCACTCGGGAGAAGTTGAGAATACTGGACTTGAGGACGTTGAGGGCGTTGAGGACTTCATTTCAGAAGATGAAGTAATAATATGA
- a CDS encoding ribonuclease H-like domain-containing protein, translating into MHIFLDIETLPGPNPPALESIKPPSNYRDPVKILQYQQEKQEEEWRKQALDSMRGEILCIGFQVGEDDEPRSFTSGLGEVGDEADVLREFENAVIEECGRDRPEWVAFNGHGFDLPWIWRKSIKYGLEFLPGMINFDRYRGNIIDPMRLWCPHDYRGYVKLGDLAEFLGIGAKTQGFDGSMVFDAWREGRLEEIAAYCRDDVQLLAAVHRALSQYLS; encoded by the coding sequence ATGCATATTTTTCTCGATATCGAAACTTTGCCTGGCCCGAATCCGCCAGCACTGGAAAGCATCAAGCCCCCGAGTAATTACCGCGACCCCGTGAAAATCCTGCAATATCAGCAGGAGAAGCAGGAAGAAGAGTGGCGCAAGCAGGCCCTGGACAGCATGCGAGGCGAAATCCTGTGCATCGGCTTCCAGGTTGGCGAGGACGACGAACCCCGCTCTTTCACGAGCGGCCTGGGCGAGGTTGGAGACGAAGCGGACGTGCTGCGCGAATTTGAGAACGCAGTCATCGAAGAATGCGGTCGCGACCGTCCCGAGTGGGTAGCGTTCAATGGTCACGGCTTCGACCTGCCCTGGATATGGCGCAAGTCCATCAAATACGGCCTCGAGTTTCTGCCCGGCATGATCAACTTCGACCGTTACCGGGGAAACATCATTGACCCCATGCGCCTCTGGTGCCCCCACGATTATCGCGGGTACGTAAAACTTGGCGATCTGGCCGAATTCTTGGGCATCGGCGCGAAGACCCAAGGCTTCGACGGCTCAATGGTTTTCGACGCTTGGCGCGAAGGAAGGCTGGAGGAAATCGCCGCATATTGCCGCGATGACGTCCAGCTGTTGGCCGCGGTGCATCGTGCCTTGTCCCAGTACCTCAGCTGA
- a CDS encoding DEAD/DEAH box helicase encodes MTTVTISSQTHLENIPASALERIKQSLTMRNPAHAEAVKHGRWTGKIPQELRFYENTLDGLTIPRGFTDQALTILAGQNCPAAVVDHRLTLPDMDLTFQGKLRPYQTEAVAAVLGRDHGVLEASTGSGKTVMGLAVIGARKQPTLVLVHNKELLNQWADRIRQFLGIEAGFIGDGKFDVRPVTVGIVNTVRRRLPDLIGKFGQVVVDECHRAPAAMFSECVKEFPAKNLLGLSATPFRRDGLDKLIFFAMGDLAHKVDPGKLVECGAVLEPTIVVSETEFFYSYADDYAAMVTALVEDTERNVQIIHDVVTFTKGNGTSLLVSDRVSHCEELAEGIRHRGLAVEVLTGGTRAQDRARIVADVQAGRVQVLVSTMSLISEGFDCPGLDLLFLATPVAYRGRLMQVVGRILRPAPGKTPYVIDYVDHRVPVLRHQAKKRWE; translated from the coding sequence ATGACAACCGTCACGATATCGTCTCAAACGCACCTGGAAAACATCCCCGCGTCCGCCCTGGAGCGCATCAAGCAATCCCTCACAATGCGCAACCCAGCCCACGCCGAGGCCGTGAAGCACGGGCGGTGGACCGGGAAGATTCCTCAGGAGTTGCGCTTCTACGAAAATACCCTGGACGGCCTGACCATCCCGCGCGGCTTCACGGACCAGGCCCTGACCATTCTGGCCGGCCAAAACTGCCCCGCCGCCGTCGTTGACCACCGCCTGACCCTCCCGGACATGGACCTAACCTTCCAGGGGAAATTGCGGCCGTACCAGACCGAAGCAGTGGCCGCGGTACTCGGGCGGGACCATGGCGTCTTGGAGGCCAGCACGGGTTCCGGGAAGACCGTCATGGGGCTGGCCGTGATTGGGGCCCGGAAACAGCCGACCCTCGTCCTTGTCCATAACAAGGAGCTGCTGAACCAGTGGGCGGACCGAATCCGTCAGTTCCTCGGAATCGAGGCTGGGTTTATCGGTGACGGCAAGTTTGACGTGCGGCCCGTGACCGTCGGCATCGTCAACACGGTACGCCGCCGTCTGCCCGATCTGATCGGCAAGTTTGGCCAGGTCGTGGTTGATGAATGCCACCGAGCACCGGCAGCGATGTTCTCGGAGTGCGTCAAGGAGTTCCCGGCCAAAAACCTTCTCGGGCTCAGTGCAACACCTTTTCGCCGGGACGGGCTGGATAAGCTGATTTTTTTCGCCATGGGCGATCTTGCCCACAAAGTTGATCCTGGGAAGCTGGTGGAGTGCGGCGCGGTCCTGGAGCCGACCATCGTCGTTTCCGAGACCGAGTTTTTTTACAGCTACGCGGACGACTACGCCGCCATGGTCACCGCCCTGGTCGAGGATACTGAGCGCAACGTCCAGATCATTCACGACGTGGTGACGTTCACGAAAGGCAACGGAACGTCCCTCTTGGTCAGCGACCGGGTGAGCCACTGCGAGGAACTGGCCGAAGGCATCCGTCACCGTGGCCTGGCCGTGGAAGTGCTCACCGGCGGCACTCGGGCGCAAGACCGGGCGCGGATCGTGGCAGACGTTCAGGCGGGCCGGGTGCAAGTGCTCGTCTCAACCATGTCGTTGATCAGCGAGGGCTTTGATTGCCCCGGCCTGGACCTGCTCTTCCTGGCAACCCCGGTAGCCTACCGGGGACGGCTCATGCAGGTGGTCGGGCGTATCCTGCGACCTGCTCCGGGCAAAACGCCATACGTCATTGATTACGTGGATCACCGGGTGCCCGTTCTCAGGCATCAGGCAAAAAAACGTTGGGAATAA
- a CDS encoding RuvC family protein, with the protein MTLTKAWIGVDPGASGAAALITADGEVLVMDWPGSVLLAVGTVRTWRMEHQIELAALESVHAMPKQGVSSMFKLGSNFGQWQGLLAALGVPFVLVRPQEWQKGVLHKCDGPDTKSQSLEAARRQWPDVDLSLKKHHGRADALHLAAYARRVK; encoded by the coding sequence GTGACTCTCACAAAAGCATGGATCGGCGTCGATCCCGGCGCTTCCGGCGCGGCTGCGCTGATCACCGCGGACGGGGAAGTTTTGGTCATGGATTGGCCGGGCTCCGTGCTGCTGGCCGTGGGAACCGTCCGGACGTGGCGAATGGAACACCAGATCGAGCTGGCAGCCCTGGAATCCGTTCACGCCATGCCGAAGCAGGGCGTCAGCAGCATGTTCAAGCTGGGCTCAAACTTCGGGCAGTGGCAAGGGCTGTTGGCTGCTCTTGGTGTTCCGTTTGTGCTGGTCCGTCCCCAGGAGTGGCAAAAGGGAGTGCTCCACAAATGCGACGGGCCGGACACGAAGAGCCAGTCACTGGAGGCAGCCCGGCGGCAATGGCCCGACGTGGACCTGAGCCTGAAGAAACATCATGGCCGGGCGGACGCTCTTCACTTGGCTGCGTATGCACGGAGGGTCAAGTAA
- a CDS encoding helix-turn-helix transcriptional regulator, with translation MTLPQLKTEDELCAYLGKSKAWAQRSRLDGSGPSFIKVGRKPLYRLDAIHSWLESRTRTSTSDQGGRK, from the coding sequence ATGACCCTGCCGCAACTGAAGACCGAAGACGAGCTTTGTGCCTACTTGGGAAAATCGAAAGCCTGGGCGCAGCGCTCCCGCCTTGACGGCTCAGGCCCCTCCTTCATCAAGGTTGGCCGGAAGCCACTCTACCGCCTGGACGCGATCCATTCCTGGCTTGAAAGCCGCACCAGAACATCCACGTCTGACCAAGGGGGGCGGAAATGA
- a CDS encoding ATP-binding protein gives MQFQKAQRKKAKLRLALSGPSGSGKTFSALLIAKGLAPGGRIAMIDTEGGSGELYADHEGMPEYHCLQFSPPYTPDRAVKAIQAAKGAGFDVVIFDSLSHVWMGEGGLLEMVDTAGQGLRGNTFAAWKAVRPHEKKFLEALVRTDIHIIVTMRTKTAWEITKDERTGKTKPVKLGLKPEQREGLEYEFTTVLDLAVDGNVASASKDRTALFRGKFFVPGEDTGIQLRSWLEHGADAPVPTPPTTPQPEQPAPSAPAQPAQPAQPQPAPGAHGPVVDMASDAQRKKIFAQGRELGLDKDQLLERCNAWLRKTSRPEVTSIADLDKWAASGLIEAMTKSKPQMDECPV, from the coding sequence ATGCAATTTCAAAAGGCACAGCGAAAGAAGGCGAAACTTCGGCTTGCTCTGTCCGGCCCGAGTGGATCCGGAAAAACCTTTTCCGCCCTGCTCATCGCCAAGGGGCTGGCTCCCGGCGGACGTATCGCCATGATCGACACCGAAGGCGGCTCCGGGGAGCTGTACGCTGACCACGAGGGCATGCCGGAATATCACTGCCTGCAATTCTCACCGCCCTACACTCCGGACCGGGCGGTGAAGGCGATCCAGGCCGCGAAGGGTGCCGGTTTCGACGTCGTGATTTTCGATAGTCTCTCCCACGTCTGGATGGGCGAAGGCGGTCTGCTGGAAATGGTGGACACCGCCGGGCAAGGCTTACGCGGCAACACCTTTGCCGCGTGGAAAGCGGTACGGCCCCACGAAAAGAAATTCCTGGAAGCCCTGGTCCGGACGGATATTCACATCATCGTAACGATGCGCACAAAAACAGCGTGGGAAATCACGAAAGACGAGCGAACCGGCAAGACCAAGCCCGTCAAACTCGGGCTGAAGCCGGAGCAGCGCGAAGGCCTGGAGTACGAGTTCACGACCGTCCTGGACTTGGCCGTGGACGGCAACGTGGCGTCCGCATCCAAGGACCGAACAGCTCTGTTTCGCGGGAAATTCTTCGTCCCAGGAGAAGACACCGGGATTCAGCTTCGTTCCTGGCTGGAACATGGCGCCGACGCCCCGGTCCCAACGCCGCCCACGACGCCGCAACCGGAGCAACCCGCTCCCTCTGCCCCTGCTCAACCTGCCCAGCCTGCTCAACCCCAACCCGCCCCGGGTGCCCACGGCCCCGTGGTGGATATGGCCTCCGACGCCCAGCGCAAGAAGATATTCGCTCAGGGTCGTGAACTCGGGCTGGACAAGGACCAGCTCCTTGAGCGCTGCAACGCCTGGCTCAGAAAGACGAGCCGCCCCGAGGTGACCAGCATTGCCGATCTGGACAAGTGGGCGGCGTCGGGCCTGATCGAGGCCATGACCAAGAGCAAGCCCCAGATGGATGAATGCCCGGTCTAA